One genomic window of Prochlorococcus sp. MIT 0603 includes the following:
- the gyrB gene encoding DNA topoisomerase (ATP-hydrolyzing) subunit B: MSEDSKVKKIQAAYGAEQIQVLEGLEPVRKRPGMYIGSTGPRGLHHLVYEVVDNAVDEALAGHCNEIVVVLCADGSASISDNGRGIPTDIHPKTGKSALETVLTVLHAGGKFGSGGYKVSGGLHGVGVSVVNALSEWVEVTVKRQGKVHTQRFERGAPIGNLRSEKQLSDQKDTGTKVNFKPDTEIFTNGIVFDYSVLSSRLRELAYLNGGVRIVFRDERKRTSEIKENSYEEVYFYEGGIKEYVAYMNSEKDALHPEIIYVNAEKDGVQVEAALQWCIDAYSDSILGFANNIRTVDGGTHIEGLKTVLTRTLNSFARKRGKRKEGDSNLAGENIREGLTVVLSVKVPEPEFEGQTKTKLGNTEVRGIVDSLVGESLGQYLEFNPSVIDLILEKAIQAFNAAEAARRARELVRRKSVLESTTLPGKLADCSSRDPSESEIYIVEGDSAGGSAKQGRDRRFQAILPLRGKILNIEKTDDAKIYKNTEIQALITGLGLGIKGEEFSLKNLRYHRVVIMTDADVDGAHIRTLLLTFFYRYQKELVEGGYVYIACPPLYKIERGKNHKYCYTEGDLKKTIAGFGEKANYTIQRFKGLGEMMPKQLWETTMDPSTRTMKRVEIEDALEADRIFTILMGDKVAPRREFIETHSLELDMASLDI; this comes from the coding sequence ATGAGCGAAGACTCCAAGGTTAAAAAGATTCAAGCCGCCTATGGCGCTGAACAGATTCAAGTTCTTGAAGGCTTGGAACCTGTAAGGAAAAGACCAGGGATGTATATAGGTTCTACTGGTCCTAGGGGTTTGCATCATCTTGTTTATGAGGTTGTTGATAATGCTGTAGATGAAGCTCTTGCAGGGCATTGTAATGAGATTGTTGTGGTTCTTTGTGCCGATGGTTCTGCATCTATTAGCGATAATGGAAGAGGAATCCCAACTGATATACATCCTAAAACTGGCAAAAGTGCATTAGAGACTGTGCTTACTGTTCTTCATGCTGGTGGCAAGTTTGGTAGTGGAGGTTACAAGGTTTCTGGAGGTTTGCATGGGGTTGGTGTTTCGGTAGTAAATGCACTAAGTGAATGGGTAGAAGTTACCGTGAAAAGGCAAGGTAAAGTTCATACTCAAAGATTCGAAAGAGGAGCTCCTATAGGAAATCTTCGTTCTGAGAAACAACTATCAGATCAAAAAGATACAGGAACAAAAGTTAATTTTAAACCTGATACTGAAATATTTACTAATGGAATTGTTTTTGATTATTCAGTTTTATCATCAAGATTAAGAGAGCTTGCTTATCTAAATGGAGGAGTTCGTATCGTTTTTCGTGATGAAAGGAAAAGGACTTCTGAGATAAAAGAAAATAGCTATGAAGAAGTTTATTTTTATGAGGGAGGAATAAAAGAATATGTTGCTTATATGAACTCTGAAAAAGATGCATTGCATCCAGAAATTATTTATGTAAATGCTGAAAAAGATGGAGTTCAGGTAGAAGCTGCACTGCAATGGTGTATTGATGCTTATTCGGATAGCATTCTTGGTTTTGCAAATAATATTCGTACTGTTGATGGAGGTACTCATATAGAGGGATTAAAAACAGTATTAACGCGGACACTTAATTCTTTTGCTCGAAAACGAGGGAAACGTAAGGAAGGTGATTCAAATCTGGCGGGCGAAAATATTAGAGAAGGTTTAACTGTTGTTCTTTCTGTGAAAGTGCCTGAACCTGAATTTGAGGGGCAGACAAAAACTAAATTAGGGAATACTGAGGTTAGAGGAATAGTAGATAGTCTGGTTGGAGAATCCTTAGGACAATATCTAGAATTCAATCCATCTGTAATTGATTTAATTCTAGAGAAAGCCATTCAAGCTTTTAATGCAGCTGAAGCAGCTAGGCGAGCACGTGAACTGGTTCGAAGAAAAAGTGTCCTAGAGAGCACCACTCTCCCAGGTAAATTAGCTGACTGTAGTTCTCGAGATCCATCAGAATCAGAGATTTACATAGTTGAGGGGGATTCAGCTGGCGGTTCAGCAAAACAAGGCCGGGATAGAAGGTTTCAAGCAATTCTTCCTTTGAGAGGAAAGATATTAAATATTGAAAAAACTGATGATGCAAAGATCTATAAAAACACAGAAATCCAGGCTCTTATTACTGGTCTTGGTTTGGGAATTAAAGGAGAAGAGTTCTCTTTGAAAAATCTTAGATATCACCGTGTTGTAATAATGACTGATGCTGATGTTGATGGAGCTCATATCCGTACCCTTTTGCTTACATTTTTTTATCGCTACCAGAAAGAATTAGTTGAGGGTGGTTATGTTTACATTGCTTGCCCACCTCTATATAAAATTGAAAGAGGAAAGAATCACAAATATTGTTATACAGAGGGAGACTTGAAGAAAACTATTGCTGGTTTTGGTGAAAAAGCAAATTACACTATTCAGCGGTTTAAGGGTTTAGGGGAAATGATGCCAAAACAATTATGGGAAACCACTATGGATCCTTCAACTAGGACGATGAAGAGAGTTGAGATTGAAGATGCTTTGGAAGCCGATCGAATTTTTACCATTCTTATGGGTGACAAAGTTGCTCCTCGAAGGGAATTTATAGAGACTCATAGCCTTGAACTAGATATGGCTTCATTAGATATTTAA